Proteins encoded in a region of the Nicotiana tomentosiformis chromosome 9, ASM39032v3, whole genome shotgun sequence genome:
- the LOC104121519 gene encoding transcription factor MYB15-like, with the protein MVRAPCCDKMGLKKGPWSPEEDQILISYIQRNGHGNWRALPKQAGLLRCGKSCRLRWMNYLSPDIKRGNFTKEEEDTIIHLHEKLGNRWSAIASRLQGRTDNEIKNIWHTHLKKRLKNYQPPRNSKRHYNTVNSDFSTSIQHEINSFGHPPNSPQISTSEVSTVTADSSSIITPATTDDQKAIKLEEIIDSSEYFTEMHESLWTNELAIDDSSNFVTVAGEEFQSLDMFNTTMEDDMDFLFNFFIRTEDLQELPEL; encoded by the exons ATGGTGAGAGCTCCTTGTTGTGATAAAATGGGTTTGAAGAAAGGGCCATGGTCACCTGAAGAAGACCAAATTCTTATCTCTTACATTCAAAGAAATGGCCATGGCAATTGGCGTGCTCTTCCTAAACAAGCAG GACTATTGAGATGTGGGAAAAGTTGCAGACTCAGGTGGATGAATTACTTGAGTCCAGATATAAAGAGGGGAAATTTcaccaaagaagaagaagataccaTCATCCACTTACATGAAAAGCTTGGCAATAG ATGGTCAGCAATAGCATCAAGATTACAAGGAAGAACTGACAatgaaattaaaaatatttggCACACCCACTTGAAGAAAAGGCTAAAAAATTATCAACCTCCTCGTAACTCCAAAAGACACTACAATACCGTCAATTCAGATTTCAGCACTTCTATCCAACACGAAATAAATAGTTTTGGTCATCCTCCTAACTCGCCACAAATATCGACTAGCGAAGTGTCAACCGTGACAGCTGATTCATCGTCAATCATCACACCCGCGACAACCGACGATCAAAAAGCaattaaattggaagaaattATAGACTCATCAGAGTATTTTACCGAGATGCATGAAAGTTTATGGACAAATGAATTAGCAATTGACGACAGCTCCAATTTTGTTACTGTGGCTGGTGAAGAATTTCAAAGTTTGGACATGTTTAATACAACAATGGAGGATGATATGGACTTTTTGTTCAACTTTTTCATAAGGACTGAGGATTTGCAAGAATTACCAGAACTTTGA
- the LOC104120044 gene encoding 11S globulin seed storage protein Ana o 2.0101-like, whose product MASNSSLICFSLCFLFLFHGTFAQIFEHQQVWQRLQQQQQHRALRSRTECRIERLNAQEPTRRFESEAGVTEFWDHTQEQFECAGVQAVRHEIRRNGLLLPYYSNTPQLIYIIQGHGVHSTVFPGCAETFETESPQSRRGERGERGERGEAGQRFNDRHQKVRRFRAGDILALPAGVTHWTYNDGEEPIISVSLIDTSNQANQLDLTFRKFFLAGNPQRGVQQQMLGRQQEEAGLGRRGEQERGGNILSGFDAQLLSDAFNVDPEIIRRLQEQAPERGVIVRAENLRFLRPEESEEQQQQQWQQGRRGGSWPLNGLEETLCTMKLRENIGHPTRADVYNPRGGRISTVNGLTLPVLNFLQLSAERGTLYRNAIVAPHWNMNAHAVIYIIRGSGRIQVVGNAGRSVFDDEVRQGQLLVVPQNFALVKRAGEQGLEYITFKTNDNAMTSPLAGRLSAIRAMPEEVLMNSYQISRQEAKSLKYNRDELNVFGPGARSGRQQYA is encoded by the exons ATGGCTTCTAACTCCTCTCTCATTTGTTTTAGCCTTTGTTTCCTCTTTCTTTTTCATGGTACTTTTGCTCAGATCTTTGAGCACCAGCAAGTCTGGCAGAGGCttcaacagcagcaacaacatcGGGCGCTCAGGTCCAGAACTGAATGTCGGATTGAGCGCCTGAATGCTCAGGAACCTACTCGTAGGTTCGAGTCTGAGGCTGGTGTCACCGAGTTCTGGGATCATACTCAGGAGCAATTTGAGTGCGCCGGAGTTCAAGCCGTTAGGCATGAAATCCGACGAAATGGGCTTTTGTTGCCTTACTACAGCAACACTCCTCAGCTCATCTACATAATTCAAGGCCA TGGAGTGCATTCGACGGTGTTCCCAGGTTGTGCCGAGACATTTGAGACAGAGTCACCACAATCCAGGAGGGGAGAAAGGGGAGAAAGGGGAGAAAGAGGAGAAGCTGGACAGAGATTCAATGACCGTCACCAGAAAGTTAGACGTTTTAGAGCTGGTGATATTCTTGCTTTGCCTGCTGGTGTTACTCATTGGACTTACAATGATGGTGAAGAACCAATTATTAGTGTCTCACTTATTGACACTTCTAACCAGGCCAATCAACTTGATCTCACGTTCAGG AAATTCTTCCTTGCTGGAAATCCTCAACGTGGTGTACAACAACAAATGTTAGGAAGACAACAAGAGGAAGCTGGCCTAGGAAGAAGAGGTGAACAAGAGAGAGGAGGCAACATCTTGAGCGGATTCGACGCTCAGCTTTTGTCCGACGCTTTCAACGTCGATCCTGAAATAATTAGGAGGCTACAAGAACAAGCCCCGGAAAGGGGAGTCATCGTCCGGGCGGAGAACCTTCGATTTCTCCGACCCGAAGAATcagaagaacaacaacaacaacaatggcaacaaGGTAGAAGAGGAGGAAGCTGGCCTTTGAATGGGTTGGAAGAAACTTTGTGTACAATGAAGTTGAGAGAAAACATTGGCCATCCTACTAGAGCTGACGTGTACAATCCACGTGGCGGTCGCATTAGCACAGTCAACGGTTTGACTCTCCCTGTCCTTAACTTTCTTCAACTCAGTGCTGAAAGAGGAACCCTCTACCGG AATGCTATAGTGGCACCACACTGGAACATGAACGCACACGCAGTCATCTACATTATCCGAGGAAGCGGCCGAATTCAGGTGGTAGGAAACGCCGGGCGATCCGTGTTTGACGACGAGGTGAGGCAGGGTCAGCTACTCGTCGTGCCTCAGAACTTCGCGTTGGTGAAGAGGGCAGGGGAACAAGGGCTCGAGTACATTACGTTCAAGACCAACGACAACGCCATGACCAGCCCGTTAGCCGGGAGGTTGTCCGCCATTCGAGCCATGCCCGAGGAAGTTCTAATGAACTCGTACCAGATTTCGAGACAAGAGGCAAAGAGTTTGAAGTATAATAGGGATGAGTTGAATGTTTTTGGACCAGGAGCTAGATCTGGTAGGCAGCAATATGCCTAA